Sequence from the Phycisphaeraceae bacterium genome:
TTTCCAGTCGCCACGGCGTACTGTTGCTTCGATGTACAGGGCATCATGCGGCGTGCTAGCGCCCGGCTCATCGAGAAGCAGCGGGGTGATGTCACGCCCATCAATGTCCGGTGGAGCCTCACCGCCCGCCATCCTGATGAAGGTCGGCATCAGGTCCATCGCACTAGCCAGTTCATCCTGAGTGGTATTCGCTGGGATCACGCCGGTCTGACGGAAGATGGCTGGCACTCGGTGGCCGCCTTCATAAGGCCCTGTCTTGCCGCCACGCAGCGGACCTGATGAGCCCCCGCGGTTCCCGTGACGAAGCCAGGGCCCATTGTCGGAAGTGAAGATCACGAGCGTACGCTCGGCCAGATCGAGATCGTCGAGCTTCTTCAGAATGGCTCCGACAGCCCAGTCAAGTTCCTGGATCACGTCTGTATATAAGCCCGCCTTACTGCTGCCGCGAAATGCATCAGATACCGCCAAGGGTACATGGGGCATGGGATGCGGGACGTAGAGGAAGAATGGCTGGTCTGCGTGCTCTTCAATGAAATCGATACTGGCTTGGGTCACACGCCTTGTGAGCTGGGACTGATCGACCGGGAACTCCGTCACGCGATCCTGAATCATCCAGGGGATCACGCCCGGCTCTGCCTCGTAGGCCTGCTCCCGCGTATAGCCATCGAGTTGGGCGCCCTCGGAGAAGCGAAGCTCATCAGGCACAGGCATGTCGTTACTGAGCGGGATTCCCGCGAAGCGGTCGAACCCCCGGGCGGTGGGGAGGTGCTCCTCGCGATGGCCGAGGTGCCACTTGCCGAAGCAGCCGGTGGCGTAGCCGATATCACCCAGGGCTTCTGCCAAGGTCACCACGTCGGATCTGATCCCGCGTCTCGTGGACTCGGTCCTCGGGTCAATCACAAAATAGACGCCGGTTCTCTGGGGGTACCGCCCGGTGAGCAGGGCAGCTCGTGAGGGAGAGCACACTGAGGATGCCATGTGGAAATCGGTAAAACTCATACCTTCATGCGCGAGACGATCCAGATGCGGGGTCCTCACCTCTGCCGACTTATAGGGACCGATGTCGCCGTATCCCAGATCATCACAGAGGATGATGACGAAGTTCGGAGGCAACTCGGCGTGTAGGCAAGCAGGCGATAGTGTAAGCATCGTCAGGACGATCGTCAGCATCCTCGACACGCTCACTGGCGGATGGATCATGATGCACCTTCCGTATTATGGAGGGCAATGCCTATCAAGAGGATTCCACTATTGTCTCTGGGTTCCCGTCGTCATTCAGGCTCATCGCTACGTCACAGCTCAAGACCTGACCGGCCTCCTTCAGGGCACACTCGAGGTCCGGGTACGGCAAGGCCTGAACGGGAATGTTCTGGCTGGCAGCGAGGTGACCCGCAATCGCCGCGGATTCGGCAAGCATCATGAAGACAGGCTCCATTCGGATTGACCCGAAAGCTATGTGCGAGGCCGAGAGTGCTACTGGAACCAGCAGGTTGGTGACGCTGTCTGTCGGGGGGGTGATCGCACGGTATGAGATGCCATAGGGTCGGCGTAATCTGATCTGAACATCGCCCTCATTGCGTACAAAGCCTGCGGTATCGACAAACCGTCGGCAGTTATGAGAGTCCATCTGGTAGGCACCCATCGCGATGACATCCGCATCGATCACATCACTCCGGCAGTGGCGCTCCGTGATCACGACATCTCCGAGCATCCGTCGGGCTTCGCGGATGTAGAGCTGTGGTGGCCAGTGCCCGGTGTCCGCAAACTCATCGCCCGCCAGTCCCCATCGAGCGTATTCCTCGCGGATGGTTGCGGGAACAGATGGATCATGGGCCAGAAAGTGGTGGAGGCCTTGCTGGTAGTCGACGTGCTCCTGGAATATCCGCTCTCGCTCGGCATAACCGGCGACGGGCCATCGCGTGGATCCGCCGATCAGGTCTGTCGAAAAGGCTCCATGGTTATTGGTGTCGGTTTTTTCTGATCCCATAATGGGATCGAACTTCCTAAAGAAATCAATGGAGGTGCCGTGGAGCCATCGTCTGCATAGTTCGTAACGGCGAGGGTTGTAGTTCTCAGGTTTCGGGAAGGGTATGCGGTTTGCCTTGTCAGCGGTCATGCAGACACGGAAGTTGTAGGCCTGGATCCGTCCATCACCTGCGCCAATCGGACCGAGGTGTGATGGCTCGATGTCCGGCAACAGGCCGCTTGCGGGATCGTTCTCGATGCGGAAGGGAGAGACATCGTGGTCGAACTGATGGCTGTCGTGGACGATCACGCCGTTGCTGGTTTCACCGTATAAGGCATTTCCTTCACGGCCGAGCGTGAAGGGCACATCAGCGGCCGCCATGAGATCACCCTCGTAGGAGCAATCGAGGAAGGTCGATGCTGTGACCGTCAGGCCGCCAATCATCTCGATGGCCTTGATTCTTTTCCCATCACGATGGACGCGATGCAGATACTGTCCGATGATTGGCGTGATCTCGTGATCCGCCATCAGTTGCTCGAAAGTTCGCCTCACGATGTGAGGCTCAGGTCGCCAAGTGCGCGCGAGGCCATAGTGGCTGCCAAGTGCATCAAAGATCTCTGCGGTCAACCCGCCAATGATCGCTTCGTTACCCACATCGGTACAGCTCAGGCCGTTGGCCGCCATGCCTCCGGGATGATCGCCAGGATGAAGGAGGGCAACCGTGAGGCCTCTCCGCCTCGCGGTGATTGCTGCCACGATACCGGCCGATGTCGCAGCGTAGACGCACATGTCGGCGTGTATCAGCTGGATGTCGGCCTTGATGGCCAGGTCACTGAAGTAAACAGGTTTTGAATCGCTCATGAGTGACTCCGCCCAGCGTGCTCTCCAGCGGGTCCGAAGGGTGAAGGGATTTGCCCACGCTCGATTCGACTCATGAAGCCGAGCACGGGTCCCCAGCTATAGAGTGGATGAGTGTGTGGTCCGCGTCCACCAGTACCATCGATGGCTGAGTAGGTCTCGGCCACGACGCCTTGTTCACGCCAGCCCTTGAGCAGCAGAGCGAGCGACTTCTCCACGAGTGTATGGCGCGCTTTATCCAACGGATAGCGGTGAAGGCCAAGGTAGACGAGGAAGTTGACCGGCGGCCAGACACGACCACGCTGATACAACTGTTCTTTGAACGCCTCCTCGTGTTTTGGAGAGACCGGAATCATCCACTCTCCCGCAAACTGCGTCGGTTCGAGCAGGTGCTCTGAAACCAGACGCTCGGCACGATCCTTAGGGACATACCCTCCGATCAGCGGGTAGAAGCTGGTGGGTGATCGTGCCTTCGACCACTCCTGTTTATCCGTTCTCCGATTGAGATAAATGCCTTCTTGATCGTTCCAGAGATTTTCCAGTGCTTGTCCGTAGCGTTCGGCTCGGCCGAGGAGTTCGTCCGCATCCTGCTGATGGCCCAGAATCAATGCAAGTTCAGCCATGGCCTGGCAGTCCGCGACGTAGAGTGAGGTCATGCCGACATCCTCGATGAGCATGAGATGCGTGTCGGGATCAAAAGGCGGGTCGTCGTACATCGGGGCGTTGTCGAGGCCTGATTCGATTGCCGCACCGTCGCCGGTGTTGGGCTGGATAAACTCTGCTGGATCGCCGACTCGTGGCGTATAGGGGTTTGATCCAAGAGATATCGTGCCGTTGGTGTTCTGGCGGTCGGAGTCCCACCATCGGTTCCATGCCATGAGAGCGGGCCATAGCGACTCGATGACTTCTTGATTCGGGTGCAGCCGGTACATTCCGAGTAGACATAAGGATCCGACAGGAGGCTGGGATCGATCGCATGAGACACGGCCCGATCCCTGAGCGACGTTGGGGATGAAGGATTCATCGACCATCTCGCGAAAGGTCTCGATCGCGCACGCGTAGCCAAGATCCGGGTCATCGGCGGTGATCATCCACGCCGTCAAGAAGCTGTCCCAGCAGAACAGGGCGTACCCGCCACGCTTGCAGTTCCAGTCGCGTGCAACAGGGCAGATGACGCGGTCGAATCTTGGCTCGTAGATCAGATTCCAGGCGATGCAGGCGCGCGTTGCCTCCTGCGTTTCGGCCTGGTCATCATGTTCCGCGTTCCATTTATCAAGATGCGTGCGAGCATCGGCGATACGCCGGGTCACCTCATCCAGGCTCAGTGGCGTGGAAGTGCTGATGGCGACGGGTTGATCGCCCTGGATGGCGAGATACGGCGAGGGTGTTGGCAGGTTGGGGTCATGGAAAGGCTCACCCGTGACGTGAATCGTGATCTCCTGGCCGGGCAGATCAGCGACCAGTGTGCGGGCATCGACTCGGCTGGCATGGCCGGGCCGATTCCAGAGCATCCTCGCGTGCACGGTCACGGCGCGTGGCCAGGTGACCTCCTGGAGTGGTGTGATCAGAGCGACCCACTGCCCGTTCGAGGCAGTCGTCTCCACGCGGTAACGTGCACCACGCAGGTCCAGTTCGAGGCTGGTGTAGGCTCCGTCATAGCTTCGCGGCCCTGGCCTGATCTCAAGGATGCTCGAAATGTTCAGATCACGTCCGATGCTCGTGAGTTGGGTCCCCGCGGT
This genomic interval carries:
- a CDS encoding sulfatase; this encodes MIHPPVSVSRMLTIVLTMLTLSPACLHAELPPNFVIILCDDLGYGDIGPYKSAEVRTPHLDRLAHEGMSFTDFHMASSVCSPSRAALLTGRYPQRTGVYFVIDPRTESTRRGIRSDVVTLAEALGDIGYATGCFGKWHLGHREEHLPTARGFDRFAGIPLSNDMPVPDELRFSEGAQLDGYTREQAYEAEPGVIPWMIQDRVTEFPVDQSQLTRRVTQASIDFIEEHADQPFFLYVPHPMPHVPLAVSDAFRGSSKAGLYTDVIQELDWAVGAILKKLDDLDLAERTLVIFTSDNGPWLRHGNRGGSSGPLRGGKTGPYEGGHRVPAIFRQTGVIPANTTQDELASAMDLMPTFIRMAGGEAPPDIDGRDITPLLLDEPGASTPHDALYIEATVRRGDWKLILHPDGRIELFDLKNDPAETKDLSVDRPELVEELKALMPRDLLRPPRLPIRGQLSEKALRLFGIEP
- a CDS encoding trehalase family glycosidase; amino-acid sequence: MSILDQSMRLAAAMHRTRARDWNTWDTRSVLRHVLLPESLAIDIGIAAPDRLIWVGESFFGQQQLPRTAGTQLTSIGRDLNISSILEIRPGPRSYDGAYTSLELDLRGARYRVETTASNGQWVALITPLQEVTWPRAVTVHARMLWNRPGHASRVDARTLVADLPGQEITIHVTGEPFHDPNLPTPSPYLAIQGDQPVAISTSTPLSLDEVTRRIADARTHLDKWNAEHDDQAETQEATRACIAWNLIYEPRFDRVICPVARDWNCKRGGYALFCWDSFLTAWMITADDPDLGYACAIETFREMVDESFIPNVAQGSGRVSCDRSQPPVGSLCLLGMYRLHPNQEVIESLWPALMAWNRWWDSDRQNTNGTISLGSNPYTPRVGDPAEFIQPNTGDGAAIESGLDNAPMYDDPPFDPDTHLMLIEDVGMTSLYVADCQAMAELALILGHQQDADELLGRAERYGQALENLWNDQEGIYLNRRTDKQEWSKARSPTSFYPLIGGYVPKDRAERLVSEHLLEPTQFAGEWMIPVSPKHEEAFKEQLYQRGRVWPPVNFLVYLGLHRYPLDKARHTLVEKSLALLLKGWREQGVVAETYSAIDGTGGRGPHTHPLYSWGPVLGFMSRIERGQIPSPFGPAGEHAGRSHS
- a CDS encoding FAD-dependent oxidoreductase produces the protein MSDSKPVYFSDLAIKADIQLIHADMCVYAATSAGIVAAITARRRGLTVALLHPGDHPGGMAANGLSCTDVGNEAIIGGLTAEIFDALGSHYGLARTWRPEPHIVRRTFEQLMADHEITPIIGQYLHRVHRDGKRIKAIEMIGGLTVTASTFLDCSYEGDLMAAADVPFTLGREGNALYGETSNGVIVHDSHQFDHDVSPFRIENDPASGLLPDIEPSHLGPIGAGDGRIQAYNFRVCMTADKANRIPFPKPENYNPRRYELCRRWLHGTSIDFFRKFDPIMGSEKTDTNNHGAFSTDLIGGSTRWPVAGYAERERIFQEHVDYQQGLHHFLAHDPSVPATIREEYARWGLAGDEFADTGHWPPQLYIREARRMLGDVVITERHCRSDVIDADVIAMGAYQMDSHNCRRFVDTAGFVRNEGDVQIRLRRPYGISYRAITPPTDSVTNLLVPVALSASHIAFGSIRMEPVFMMLAESAAIAGHLAASQNIPVQALPYPDLECALKEAGQVLSCDVAMSLNDDGNPETIVESS